A single genomic interval of Trichosurus vulpecula isolate mTriVul1 chromosome 6, mTriVul1.pri, whole genome shotgun sequence harbors:
- the GATD1 gene encoding glutamine amidotransferase-like class 1 domain-containing protein 1 isoform X1, which yields MASERLPSRPACLIVASAATRGVSAHSFLHCFTTCSAAFNLQVATPGGKAIDFVGVNESNMRWIQDFRMKAYASPAKLESIDGARYHVLLIPSCPGALTDLANSGYLARILEHFSTEQKPICAVGHGVAALCCATKEDKSWVFQDYSMTGPSVYELIRQPGFGSMPIIVEDFVKDAGASFSASQPDAVHVVLDRHLVTGQNDASTVLAVQNLVFLCGSRK from the exons ATGGCGTCCGAGCGGCTTCCCAGCCGACCCGCCTGCCTCATCGTAGCCAGCGCCGCCACCCGCG GTGTGTCAGCCCACTCGTTCCTCCACTGCTTCACCACGTGTAGTGCTGCCTTCAACCTGCAAGTGGCCACACCAGGG GGGAAGGCCATTGACTTTGTGGGCGTGAATGAAAGCAACATGCGCTGGATCCAGGACTTCCGCATGAAGGCCTATGCCAGCCCGGCCAAGCTGGAGTCCATTGATG GTGCCAGGTACCATGTCCTGCTCATCCCCAGCTGCCCTGGGGCACTGACTGACCTTGCCAACAGTGGGTACCTGGCCAGGATCTTGGAGCATTTCAGCACTGAGCAGA AGCCTATCTGTGCCGTGGGGCATGGTGTGGCTGCCCTCTGCTGTGCCACCAAGGAGGATAAGTCTTGGGTGTTTCAGGATTACAGCATGACTGGG CCCTCTGTGTACGAGCTCATCCGGCAGCCTGGCTTTGGCAGCATGCCCATCATCGTGGAAGACTTTGTGAAGGATGCTGGGGCCAGCTTCAGTG CCAGCCAACCAGATGCCGTGCACGTGGTCCTGGATCGGCACTTGGTCACAGGCCAGAACGACGCCTCCACGGTCCTGGCGGTCCAGAACCTGGTGTTCCTGTGTGGCAGCAG GAAGTGA
- the TALDO1 gene encoding transaldolase, with amino-acid sequence MASGSPVKRPRMESALEQLRRFTTVVADTGDFRAIDEYKPQDATTNPSLILAAAQMPAYQDLVEDAIAYGKKLGGSQDQQIQNASDKLFVLFGAEILKKIPGRVSTEVDARLSFDKEEMVQRALRLIDLYKEAGISKERILIKLTSTWEGIQAGKILEEQHGVHCNMTLLFSFAQAVACAEAGVTLISPFVGRILDWHVANTDKKSYEPQEDPGVKSVTKIYNYYKKFGYKTIVMGASFRNVGEIKALTGCDYLTISPKLLGELLKENTKLTPVLSIQEAQASSLEKVHLDEKAFRWHHNQDQMAVEKLSDGIRKFAADAVKLEKMLQERMFGAENGS; translated from the exons ATGGCCTCAGGCTCGCCAGTAAAGCGACCCCGCATGGAGTCGGCGCTCGAGCAGCTGCGGCGCTTCACCACCGTGGTGGCCGACACGGGCGACTTCCGTG CCATTGATGAATATAAGCCTCAGGATGCCACCACCAATCCCTCCCTGATCCTGGCCGCGGCCCAGATGCCAGCCTACCAGGACCTAGTAGAAGATGCCATCGCATATGGAAAAAAACTTGGGGG GTCCCAGGACCAACAGATCCAGAATGCCAGTGACAAGCTGTTTGTGTTATTTGGGGCCGAGATTCTGAAGAAGATTCCAGGCCGGGTCTCCACAGAAGTCGATGCCAG GTTGTCCTTTGACAAGGAAGAAATGGTCCAAAGGGCCCTTCGCCTCATCGACCTCTACAAAGAAGCTGGCATCAGCAAAGAGCGCATTCTCATCAAGCTCACCTCCACCTGGGAAGGAATTCAGGCTGGAAA GATCCTGGAGGAGCAGCACGGTGTCCACTGCAACATGACCCTGCTGTTCTCCTTTGCTCAGGCTGTGGCCTGTGCCGAGGCCGGCGTGACCCTCATCTCCCCGTTTGTTGGGCGCATCTTGGACTGGCATGTGGCAAACACAGACAAGAAGTCCTATGAGCCCCAGGAGGACCCAG GCGTGAAAAGCGTCACCAAAATCTACAACTACTACAAGAAGTTTGGCTACAAGACGATTGTGATGGGTGCGTCCTTCCGCAACGTGGGCGAGATCAAGGCCCTGACAGGCTGTGACTATCTCACCATCTCTCCCAAGCTCCTGGGGGAGCTGCTCAAAGAGAACACCAAGCTCACCCCTGTGCTCAGCATCCAGGAAG CCCAGGCCAGCAGCCTAGAGAAGGTTCACCTGGATGAGAAGGCCTTCCGCTGGCACCACAACCAGGACCAGATGGCCGTGGAGAAGCTGTCCGACGGCATCCGCAAGTTTGCCGCCGATGCCGTGAAGCTGGAGAAGATGCTGCAG GAAAGGATGTTCGGGGCCGAGAATGGGAGCTAA
- the GATD1 gene encoding glutamine amidotransferase-like class 1 domain-containing protein 1 isoform X3: MDWAGQDAGVSAHSFLHCFTTCSAAFNLQVATPGGKAIDFVGVNESNMRWIQDFRMKAYASPAKLESIDGARYHVLLIPSCPGALTDLANSGYLARILEHFSTEQKPICAVGHGVAALCCATKEDKSWVFQDYSMTGPSVYELIRQPGFGSMPIIVEDFVKDAGASFSASQPDAVHVVLDRHLVTGQNDASTVLAVQNLVFLCGSRK, from the exons ATGGACTGGGCAGGACAGGACGCCG GTGTGTCAGCCCACTCGTTCCTCCACTGCTTCACCACGTGTAGTGCTGCCTTCAACCTGCAAGTGGCCACACCAGGG GGGAAGGCCATTGACTTTGTGGGCGTGAATGAAAGCAACATGCGCTGGATCCAGGACTTCCGCATGAAGGCCTATGCCAGCCCGGCCAAGCTGGAGTCCATTGATG GTGCCAGGTACCATGTCCTGCTCATCCCCAGCTGCCCTGGGGCACTGACTGACCTTGCCAACAGTGGGTACCTGGCCAGGATCTTGGAGCATTTCAGCACTGAGCAGA AGCCTATCTGTGCCGTGGGGCATGGTGTGGCTGCCCTCTGCTGTGCCACCAAGGAGGATAAGTCTTGGGTGTTTCAGGATTACAGCATGACTGGG CCCTCTGTGTACGAGCTCATCCGGCAGCCTGGCTTTGGCAGCATGCCCATCATCGTGGAAGACTTTGTGAAGGATGCTGGGGCCAGCTTCAGTG CCAGCCAACCAGATGCCGTGCACGTGGTCCTGGATCGGCACTTGGTCACAGGCCAGAACGACGCCTCCACGGTCCTGGCGGTCCAGAACCTGGTGTTCCTGTGTGGCAGCAG GAAGTGA
- the GATD1 gene encoding glutamine amidotransferase-like class 1 domain-containing protein 1 isoform X2 produces the protein MASERLPSRPACLIVASAATRGVSAHSFLHCFTTCSAAFNLQVATPGGKAIDFVGVNESNMRWIQDFRMKAYASPAKLESIDGARYHVLLIPSCPGALTDLANSGYLARILEHFSTEQKPICAVGHGVAALCCATKEDKSWVFQDYSMTGPSVYELIRQPGFGSMPIIVEDFVKDAGASFSASQPDAVHVVLDRHLVTGQNDASTVLAVQNLVFLCGSR, from the exons ATGGCGTCCGAGCGGCTTCCCAGCCGACCCGCCTGCCTCATCGTAGCCAGCGCCGCCACCCGCG GTGTGTCAGCCCACTCGTTCCTCCACTGCTTCACCACGTGTAGTGCTGCCTTCAACCTGCAAGTGGCCACACCAGGG GGGAAGGCCATTGACTTTGTGGGCGTGAATGAAAGCAACATGCGCTGGATCCAGGACTTCCGCATGAAGGCCTATGCCAGCCCGGCCAAGCTGGAGTCCATTGATG GTGCCAGGTACCATGTCCTGCTCATCCCCAGCTGCCCTGGGGCACTGACTGACCTTGCCAACAGTGGGTACCTGGCCAGGATCTTGGAGCATTTCAGCACTGAGCAGA AGCCTATCTGTGCCGTGGGGCATGGTGTGGCTGCCCTCTGCTGTGCCACCAAGGAGGATAAGTCTTGGGTGTTTCAGGATTACAGCATGACTGGG CCCTCTGTGTACGAGCTCATCCGGCAGCCTGGCTTTGGCAGCATGCCCATCATCGTGGAAGACTTTGTGAAGGATGCTGGGGCCAGCTTCAGTG CCAGCCAACCAGATGCCGTGCACGTGGTCCTGGATCGGCACTTGGTCACAGGCCAGAACGACGCCTCCACGGTCCTGGCGGTCCAGAACCTGGTGTTCCTGTGTGGCAGCAGGTGA